In Bacteroidota bacterium, the genomic stretch AAACTTATTGTTGAAGAAGGATTGAGACAATTACTCTCATCTTTGACTGTTTGTTTTTTCTCCAGAGGAATCTATAAAATAGATGTAATAAAAGAAACACTTGCATCCATAGGTATTGATTTTACAGAAGAAGACTTGTATAAATTAGGAGCAGAAATTTATTACAGTAAATACAGGTTTAAATTTAGAGAAGGATTTAAATTTGAAGACTTGCATGTTCCTAATCGAATATACGAAACACCGGATCTCACAGGATTAATTACACCAGAATTCATTACTGAAGGAATTAAATATGCAAAATCAAAAATTACGGAAGCTTCAAATGAACAACCTTCAGCCTAAATTATCTCAACATAATGAATAACAAGTCATAACACTAAATAAATTACTGTTTAAATTAGAAATTTATAAATTTAGTTTCTGCTTCCATCAATTGATTATCTTTGCCGCCCAATAATCTAAAATACCTTCATGATTTCAATAGACCGACTTGCAGTAGAATTTGGTGGAACCACGCTTTTTAAAGATATATCTTTTGTTGTAAATGATCGGGACCGTATCGCCCTGATGGGCAAAAATGGAGCAGGAAAATCAACCCTGCTTAAAATAATAGCCGGAGCTAAAACGCCAACCGGTGGACGGGTTTCAGCTCCAAAGGATTCCGTTATAGCCTACTTGCCGCAGCACCTTTTACATAAAGACAACCGCACAGTTTTTGATGAAGCATCTCAGGCATTTTCAAAAGTGCTCAATTTGCAAACCAGAATGGATGAGTTGAACCATCAACTCACCATACGTAGCGACTACGAATCGGACGAATATTACGCGATTATTGAGGAAGTTTCAGCACTCAGTGAAAGATTATACAGTCAGGGCGATATTAATTTTGATGCCGAAGTGGAACAGATTCTGTTAGGTTTGGGATTTGCGCGTAATGATTTTACGCGTCCGACTTCTGAATTTAGTGGTGGCTGGCGCATGCGCATTGAACTGGCAAAAATATTGCTTCAAAAACCTGATCTTATCCTGCTTGATGAGCCTACTAATCACCTGGATATAGAGTCGGTACAATGGCTGGAAGATTTTTTAATAAACAGTGCTAAGGCAGTGATTATCATTTCGCACGACCGCGCTTTTATTGATCGGCTCACCACACGTACTATTGAAGTAACCATGGGGCGCATCCATGATTTTAAGGTCAATTATTCAAAATACCTGGAACTAAGGCGTGAACGACGTGAACAGCAACAAAAAGCCTTCGAGGAGCAACAAAAATTCATAGCCGAAACACAGGTATTTATCGATCGCTTCAAGGGTACGTATTCAAAAACCTTGCAGGTTCAATCGCGTGTAAAAATGCTCGACAAGCTTGTAATCCTTGAAGTGGATGAAGTTGATACCTCTCATCTGAATTTGCGCTTCCCTCCTTCTCCGCGCTCAGGAACTTATCCGGTAATGGCAGAAGATGTATCTAAAAAATATGGTGATCATCTGGTTTTTGAAGGTGCTTCGTTTAGCATACAACGTGGCGAAAAAGTTGCTTTTGTCGGGAAAAACGGTGAAGGTAAATCCACCTTTATCAAGGCAATTATGGGTGAAATTGAACATGGTGGAAAACTAACTTTAGGGCATAATACCATGATAGGTTATTTTGCTCAAAACGAAGCTTCCCTTTTGGATGAAAGCCTGACCGTTTTTCAAACCATTGATGATATCGCCAAAGGAGACATCCGGACTAAAATCAGGGATATTTTAGGTGCCTTTATGTTTGGTGGCGATGATTGGGACAAGAAAGTAAAAATACTTTCGGGTGGAGAACGTACCCGACTGGCTATGATCAAATTACTGCTTGAACCTGTAAATCTGCTTATTCTTGACGAGCCAACCAATCATCTTGATATGCGCACAAAGGATATCCTCAAACAGGCACTCTTGGATTATGACGGTACACTCATCCTCGTATCGCACGACCGTGATTTCCTCGACGGTATGGTGAGCAAGGTTTATGAATTTGGCAACAAACGCATAAAGGAACATCAGGAAGGAATTCGTGAATTTTTGGAACGCAAAAAAATGGAAAATCTGAGAGAACTGGAGATTAAACAGAAAAAGTAAGATTTGGAATACCAGAAGCTATATTTTAACAAATAGCTAACTTTCTTTCATGAATTTCACCTCATTAAATCATACCATCAGTTATCATAAAATAGTAATGCTATGATCAAACTTTAGTTTCCTCTATCTTTGCATTCGGAAACTCGTCCATACATTAACCTGAACCCATTACCATGTCTTTCTCCTCCTTAGGTTTATCGCCCGCATTATTAAAAGCTGTTGCCGGTCAAAACTATACTCAGGCATATCCCATCCAAATGGAAGCCATACCGGCCATTCTAGATAAAAAAGATGTTTTGGGCATAGCAGAAACCGGTTCGGGTAAAACCGCAAGTTATGTATTGCCCATTTTAATGAATCTGCAGAGAACCGTATCAAGCAAAAGCAGAAATATTAAGGTTTTGGTATTGGTACCAACCCGCGAGTTGGCTGTTCAGGTAAATGAAGTATTTCAAATTTTTATTCCGGCTTTATCAAAATCAATAAAGACGATGGCTGTTTTTGGGGGTGCATCCATCAATCCTCAGATGAAAGCGATGTATGGAGTTGATGTGCTGGTTGCCACACCTGGAAGATTGTTGGATTTAGTTGAATCGAATGCGGTCCAATTATCAGATATCAGCACTTTGGTGTTAGATGAAGCTGATAAAATGCTAAACCTAGGGTTCAAAGAAGAAATGAACCGCATCTTTAAACTCCTCCCGAATAAGCGTCAAAATCTGTTGTTTTCTGCTACATTGAGTGCCGACCTAAACAACTTCCATGACGTCCTGTTGCAAGATCCTTTGGTCATTAAAATAATATCCGAAGATGAAGACATCGAACTCATCGATCAGTCAGCTTATTTTGTTACAGATGAAAAAAAAGGCCCGTTACTCCGGTATATCATAAAAAGTAACAAATTAAATCAGGTACTGGTTTTTACTTCTACGGTTCATAGGGCTGATGCGGTTGCCGATAAACTTCGTAAGAATGGAATCGATGCGGTGGCCATTCATAGTCAAAAGAGCCAGAACTCGAGAACTGAAAATTTACGCAAATTCAAAACAGGTTATATTCGGGTATTAGTCACAACCGATTTGCTTTCACGCGGAATCGACATTGAATTATTGCCTTGTGTTATCAATTATGATTTACCCCGTTCACCAAAAGATTACATACACAGGGTTGGAAGAACCGGTCGGGCAGAATCAAAAGGTGAAGCCATTTCCTTTGTAAACCCCGATGATCAGGAGCATTTTCGAGTTATTCAAAAAAAAATGGGTAAATGGATTGATATGATCGATAGCGATAATATCAATTTACAGGGTTATTGAAGAGTAAGATCTAGGGCATTTTCAACTTCGCTCAATGTCCTAATTAGTCCTTCTGAGCAAAAAAGCAATTAAAACACATTCTTTCAATTATTTGCTTTCAAGCTTTTCAATTTCGTCCCTAAATTATACCTACCTTTGCAGTCATTTTATAAAATTTAGCCTAAAACATATATATTCAGATGATTACAGTCGCAGACTTAAAAATACAATTTGGTAAAAGAATATTATTTCAAGATGTAAATTTAAAATTTACCGCAGGCAACTGTTATGGAGTAATCGGTGCCAACGGAGCAGGAAAATCAACATTACTAAAAGCCATCTCAGGTGAAATAGATTTCACGGGAGGATATATTTCGATGGAACCCGGCGAACGACTTTCGGTTCTAAGTCAGGATCACTTTGCCTTTGACGAATTCACAGTTCTCGATACGGTAATGAAAGGACACTCTGTTTTATGGAGCATTATGCAGGAAAAAAATGCACTCTATGCCAAGCCTGATTTTTCGGAAAAAGATGGATTAAAAACAGCGGAACTGGAAGGTCAATTTGCAGACATGAATGGCTGGAATGCAGAGAGTGATGCTGCAAGTTTGTTGGGTGATTTAGGAATAAAAGAAGAGTTTCATTATACCCTGATGAAAGATATGAGCGCCAAGCAAAAGGTAAGGGTTTTGCTGGCACAGGCACTATTTGGCAAACCTGATAACTTATTACTTGATGAGCCAACCAATGATCTCGATCTTGAAACGGTGAGATGGCTGGAAAATTATCTTTCAAATTACGAGAACACCGTTTTAGTAGTATCGCACGACAGGCACTTTTTAGATGCCATAAGCACCCATACAGTTGATATTGATTTTGGGAAAGTTCAACTGTTTCCGGGCAACTACAGTTATTGGTACGAAAGTAGTCAATTGGCCCTAAGGCAGGTACAAAAGCAAAACAAAAAAGCCGAAGAAAAGAAAAAGGAATTACAGGAATTCATCGCCCGATTTAGCGCGAATGCTTCAAAATCAAAGCAGACCACCAGTCGTAAAAAGATGATCGAAAAACTTAATATTGAAGACATTAAACCTTCAACCCGACGTTATCCCGGTATCATTTTTAAACCCGATCGTGAAGTCGGTGACCGTATTTTGGAAGTCAGTGGTTTAAGCGCCAGTATTGACGGTAAGGTTTTGTTTAAGAATGTAGATTTCTACACAAACAAAGGCGATAAAATTATTTTCTTGTCGAAAGATCCGAGGGCCATGACTGCCTTTTTTGAAATTATTAATGGAAATCAAGAGGCCGATTCAGGAACTTATACCTGGGGACAAACCATTACGACTGCATATCTGCCTTTCAATAATTCAGATTACTTCAACTCTGATTTAAGTCTTTCCGACTGGCTTTGCCAATTCACCACAGATACTACTGAACTTTATATCCGGGGCTACTTAGGCAAAATGCTATTTGCCGGTGAAGAAATCCTGAAACCTGTAAATGTTTTATCAGGAGGAGAAAAAATGCGTTGTATGATTTCGAAGATGATGCTTATTAATGCCAACGCTTTAATTATAGATACACCAACCAATCATCTTGATCTTGAATCAATTCAGGCTTTCAATAATAATCTAATTAAATATCCCGGAAATATTTTCATGTCATCGCACGATCATGAATTTATCCAAACCGTTTGTAATAGAGTTATTGAATTGACCCCAAAAGGAATTATCGACAAAATAATGGATTATGATGATTATATCGATGATGAAAAAATTCAGGCTCTCAGAGAAAAAATGTATAAATAAGCCTTGTTCACCTTATGGCTTTCAAACTATCAGGCTGTTAGCTATTGGCATTTAGCTGTTGGTTTCTGGCAATATGTTTAACTCCAACAGCCAACTACAAAAAGCCAATTAAACTTTAATAATTATCATTAAATAAACCGAACTCAGGTCAATACATCGTACTTTTGTTTTTACCATGGAAATAAAAGAAAACACGAACAAAGTACAGCCCAATAATCCATTACATGGGATTCGCCTTGTAGATATTTTGGAATTTTTGGTTGCTGAATATGGCTGGAATGAATTGGGAAGCCGCATTAACATCAATTGTTTCACCAGCAATCCGTCCATTAATTCCAGTCTTAAATTTTTAAGAAAAACACCTTGGGCCAGGGAAAAGGTGGAGAATTTGTATCTAAGATCGATTAAGAAGTGAGTTTTAGCTGATAGCTATTGGCTTTTGGCTATTAGCCTTTTCTAAAACAATTTATTGATAAACTAAATGCTAAGAGCTAACAGCCAATAGCTAAAATCCAATAGCCAACAAACAGACATGTTAAATACTCCCAAGAATCAAAAAAACATACTCGATAAATTAAATATCGGGAAATTAAATCCGATGCAGGAAGAGGCACAAACAGCCATACTTACCAATTCAGAAATTGTATTGCTTTCCCCCACCGGAACCGGTAAAACCCTGGCTTTTTTATTGCCAATTATCGAAAAACTGGATGCAGAGTCTACCGAAGTTCAGGTATTAATTCTTGTACCTTCCAGAGAATTAGCCATTCAAATTGAACAAGTGATCAGGAAAATGGGTGCAGGATATAAAACCAATGCCCTTTATGGCGGGCGGGCCGGCTCTCAGGACAAAATTGACCTGAAACATCGTCCTGCAATTTTGATTGGAACTCCCGGCAGAATCGCCGACCACATGCGACGACAAAGCTTTTCTTTAGCAGAAATAAAAACGCTGGTGCTCGATGAATTTGACAAATCGCTTGAGATTGGCTTCGAAAAGGAAATGATTGAGATCATGGAAGCCTTGACTGAACTTAGAAAAAAGATTTTAACC encodes the following:
- a CDS encoding ATP-binding cassette domain-containing protein; the protein is MISIDRLAVEFGGTTLFKDISFVVNDRDRIALMGKNGAGKSTLLKIIAGAKTPTGGRVSAPKDSVIAYLPQHLLHKDNRTVFDEASQAFSKVLNLQTRMDELNHQLTIRSDYESDEYYAIIEEVSALSERLYSQGDINFDAEVEQILLGLGFARNDFTRPTSEFSGGWRMRIELAKILLQKPDLILLDEPTNHLDIESVQWLEDFLINSAKAVIIISHDRAFIDRLTTRTIEVTMGRIHDFKVNYSKYLELRRERREQQQKAFEEQQKFIAETQVFIDRFKGTYSKTLQVQSRVKMLDKLVILEVDEVDTSHLNLRFPPSPRSGTYPVMAEDVSKKYGDHLVFEGASFSIQRGEKVAFVGKNGEGKSTFIKAIMGEIEHGGKLTLGHNTMIGYFAQNEASLLDESLTVFQTIDDIAKGDIRTKIRDILGAFMFGGDDWDKKVKILSGGERTRLAMIKLLLEPVNLLILDEPTNHLDMRTKDILKQALLDYDGTLILVSHDRDFLDGMVSKVYEFGNKRIKEHQEGIREFLERKKMENLRELEIKQKK
- a CDS encoding DEAD/DEAH box helicase yields the protein MSFSSLGLSPALLKAVAGQNYTQAYPIQMEAIPAILDKKDVLGIAETGSGKTASYVLPILMNLQRTVSSKSRNIKVLVLVPTRELAVQVNEVFQIFIPALSKSIKTMAVFGGASINPQMKAMYGVDVLVATPGRLLDLVESNAVQLSDISTLVLDEADKMLNLGFKEEMNRIFKLLPNKRQNLLFSATLSADLNNFHDVLLQDPLVIKIISEDEDIELIDQSAYFVTDEKKGPLLRYIIKSNKLNQVLVFTSTVHRADAVADKLRKNGIDAVAIHSQKSQNSRTENLRKFKTGYIRVLVTTDLLSRGIDIELLPCVINYDLPRSPKDYIHRVGRTGRAESKGEAISFVNPDDQEHFRVIQKKMGKWIDMIDSDNINLQGY
- a CDS encoding ATP-binding cassette domain-containing protein, with product MITVADLKIQFGKRILFQDVNLKFTAGNCYGVIGANGAGKSTLLKAISGEIDFTGGYISMEPGERLSVLSQDHFAFDEFTVLDTVMKGHSVLWSIMQEKNALYAKPDFSEKDGLKTAELEGQFADMNGWNAESDAASLLGDLGIKEEFHYTLMKDMSAKQKVRVLLAQALFGKPDNLLLDEPTNDLDLETVRWLENYLSNYENTVLVVSHDRHFLDAISTHTVDIDFGKVQLFPGNYSYWYESSQLALRQVQKQNKKAEEKKKELQEFIARFSANASKSKQTTSRKKMIEKLNIEDIKPSTRRYPGIIFKPDREVGDRILEVSGLSASIDGKVLFKNVDFYTNKGDKIIFLSKDPRAMTAFFEIINGNQEADSGTYTWGQTITTAYLPFNNSDYFNSDLSLSDWLCQFTTDTTELYIRGYLGKMLFAGEEILKPVNVLSGGEKMRCMISKMMLINANALIIDTPTNHLDLESIQAFNNNLIKYPGNIFMSSHDHEFIQTVCNRVIELTPKGIIDKIMDYDDYIDDEKIQALREKMYK
- a CDS encoding VF530 family protein, producing the protein MEIKENTNKVQPNNPLHGIRLVDILEFLVAEYGWNELGSRININCFTSNPSINSSLKFLRKTPWAREKVENLYLRSIKK